In Pseudoalteromonas translucida KMM 520, the following are encoded in one genomic region:
- a CDS encoding TetR/AcrR family transcriptional regulator: MKHKNKRQTDPALVEARRTQVLNAAADCFRRKGYHGAGMAEIARTAGMSAGHIYNYFESKEAIIESIIEQDMQEMFSIFQEFEDQPGDLLTILLDRLHQSVQRNMDTGACVIDLDMMAEASRNDKVASLLHEADMQARNRMRQLLISDRSLLKSHSEQELESRINVIFSMMAGLFLRKMLYPELTEETVLIALRPAMKTLLMPFEVHDEVL; this comes from the coding sequence ATGAAACATAAAAATAAAAGGCAGACAGATCCTGCGTTAGTCGAAGCACGCCGTACACAAGTACTAAATGCTGCTGCAGACTGTTTTCGTCGTAAGGGTTATCATGGCGCTGGCATGGCTGAAATTGCAAGAACTGCAGGTATGAGTGCTGGACATATCTATAATTACTTTGAAAGTAAAGAAGCAATAATAGAGAGTATTATTGAGCAAGACATGCAAGAAATGTTTTCTATATTTCAAGAGTTTGAAGATCAGCCTGGGGATTTGTTAACGATACTTTTAGATCGGTTGCATCAAAGTGTGCAACGCAATATGGATACCGGTGCCTGTGTGATCGATTTAGATATGATGGCAGAAGCGAGTAGAAACGATAAAGTAGCCTCGCTATTGCATGAAGCCGATATGCAAGCGCGTAACAGAATGAGACAGTTATTAATTAGCGACAGAAGCTTGTTAAAATCACACTCAGAGCAAGAACTAGAGAGCCGTATTAATGTTATTTTTTCGATGATGGCGGGCTTATTTTTACGCAAAATGCTCTACCCAGAACTAACCGAAGAAACAGTATTAATAGCACTTCGCCCAGCGATGAAAACGCTACTCATGCCTTTTGAAGTGCATGACGAAGTGCTATAA
- a CDS encoding HupE/UreJ family protein, with protein sequence MKLFCVFILTLATSLVATNSFAHQLSTGYITLNNTAASQNKYSGQWQVNITDLEQVVALDINNDKQITWAEIKAKRSSINSFVYANLQLIQQQQACTLSTQGAYQLDSHFNQPYLVIPLLFSCADQTDISLHYSAFFNTDGNHKAIVNINNLSRVFSAANAKQTFNFSQSSYLSTFNQYVYQGILHIWIGIDHILFLIALLLTCVLTRTEKQWQSISSKKQIIKHTAWIVTAFTLAHSITLTATAMNLVSPNSRWVELGIALSVLFAALNNVWPLVLRLGWVTFAFGLLHGMGFASVLGELGLSSDYQLLSIVAFNLGVEIGQLSILLVALPVLISIRGYQWYKKWLMPVGSFAIALIALQWSIERF encoded by the coding sequence ATGAAACTATTTTGTGTATTTATTCTCACTTTAGCCACCAGTTTAGTGGCCACTAATAGCTTTGCTCATCAGTTAAGTACTGGCTATATAACTTTAAATAATACCGCTGCTAGCCAAAATAAGTACAGTGGTCAGTGGCAAGTAAATATAACCGATTTAGAGCAAGTCGTGGCGCTCGATATTAATAACGACAAACAAATAACCTGGGCTGAAATAAAAGCCAAACGCAGCTCAATTAATAGTTTTGTTTATGCTAATTTACAGCTAATTCAGCAACAACAGGCATGCACGCTCTCTACCCAAGGAGCGTATCAATTAGATAGTCACTTTAATCAACCCTATTTAGTAATACCGCTGCTATTTAGCTGCGCTGACCAAACTGACATTAGCTTACATTACAGCGCCTTTTTTAATACCGATGGCAACCACAAAGCCATTGTAAATATTAATAATTTATCGCGCGTGTTTAGCGCAGCCAATGCAAAACAAACATTTAACTTTAGCCAATCAAGCTACTTAAGCACCTTTAATCAATATGTGTATCAAGGAATATTACATATTTGGATTGGTATTGATCATATTTTATTTTTAATCGCCTTATTACTTACCTGCGTACTTACCCGCACCGAAAAACAATGGCAAAGTATTAGCTCAAAAAAACAAATTATTAAACACACCGCGTGGATAGTTACCGCCTTTACCCTAGCGCATTCAATTACGCTTACTGCAACAGCTATGAATTTAGTATCGCCAAATAGCCGCTGGGTAGAGCTAGGTATTGCCCTATCAGTACTTTTTGCTGCACTTAATAATGTATGGCCACTGGTATTGCGCTTAGGCTGGGTAACATTTGCATTTGGTTTATTGCACGGCATGGGGTTTGCCAGTGTATTGGGTGAGTTGGGGCTGTCGAGCGATTATCAGCTATTGAGTATTGTGGCATTTAACTTAGGGGTAGAAATTGGTCAGCTCAGTATTTTACTCGTAGCATTACCGGTGTTAATCAGCATAAGAGGCTATCAGTGGTATAAAAAATGGTTAATGCCGGTGGGCTCATTTGCCATAGCACTGATTGCATTACAATGGTCAATCGAGCGGTTTTAA
- a CDS encoding tetratricopeptide repeat protein, translating into MQLSYTKLILLLMGMLFSSNVFASAFTPADNEIIAPSNSNIVAQLSVAEINELVINSQYAGQTERLQGVLKTHLATLYNQNPTPQVGYLYARVLQKEHQFDAAIKIATEVLVAEPNHSNSHLLLANIYMTKGKFTAAKGHCTALIGQVSLITVSTCVLDVQSQQQQLIQSYNALKNITHNKNISLATAHVLSEMSYRLNNYQTALSYISHVDLQFAPVSLIVLWADTQLALNNTQQVLNSLAGLLTDNSNLEDAILLRLAIAEKNTNAVSTKWQTMMKSRVALRELRQDTFHASDLAHYYIAVAPNSDKALYWANINWQQAKMSTDKQLLIQAKAMQRATL; encoded by the coding sequence ATGCAATTATCTTACACCAAATTAATTTTGCTACTTATGGGTATGTTATTTTCAAGCAATGTATTTGCCAGCGCTTTTACCCCAGCCGATAATGAAATTATTGCCCCTAGCAACTCAAATATAGTAGCTCAACTGTCTGTTGCCGAAATAAACGAATTAGTTATAAATAGCCAATATGCTGGGCAAACTGAACGTTTGCAAGGTGTGTTAAAAACACATTTAGCAACTTTGTATAACCAAAACCCCACTCCACAAGTTGGTTATTTATATGCACGAGTACTACAAAAAGAGCACCAATTTGATGCTGCAATTAAAATTGCTACTGAAGTATTAGTGGCTGAGCCAAATCACAGTAATAGTCATTTATTACTGGCTAATATTTACATGACCAAAGGTAAATTCACTGCTGCCAAAGGGCATTGTACAGCCTTAATTGGGCAGGTAAGCCTTATTACCGTAAGTACTTGCGTGTTAGATGTACAAAGCCAGCAACAGCAGCTAATACAAAGTTATAATGCATTAAAAAATATTACCCATAATAAAAATATTAGCCTAGCCACTGCTCATGTACTAAGTGAAATGAGCTACCGATTAAATAATTACCAAACTGCGCTGAGCTACATTAGCCATGTCGATTTACAGTTTGCGCCGGTGAGCCTTATTGTACTGTGGGCCGATACACAATTAGCACTTAATAACACCCAGCAAGTACTCAATAGTTTAGCTGGTTTGCTAACAGATAACAGTAATTTAGAAGATGCTATTTTACTCAGGTTGGCTATTGCTGAAAAAAATACCAATGCGGTTAGTACAAAATGGCAAACAATGATGAAAAGCCGTGTGGCGCTGCGCGAACTACGCCAAGATACCTTTCATGCCAGCGATCTAGCCCACTATTATATTGCAGTAGCGCCAAATAGTGATAAAGCCCTGTACTGGGCCAATATAAATTGGCAACAAGCTAAAATGAGCACCGATAAGCAGTTATTAATACAAGCCAAAGCCATGCAGCGAGCAACACTATGA
- a CDS encoding Ig-like domain-containing protein: MRNLKYTQACLLVSVLAMSGCGSDNDNEPTVAVNVAPTASDTMVTTQTEVAINDMLDAADADGDTLTYSITTQPTLGSVVVNADGTYTYTPNKEQTGSDSFMFGVSDGVNNQVTATVSITIEALQVDFAQFATDAFNQPANAEPLSINGRVFTNTETDVGGLHPATGN, from the coding sequence ATGCGTAATTTAAAATATACACAGGCATGTTTGCTGGTAAGTGTTTTAGCAATGAGCGGCTGTGGTAGCGATAATGACAACGAGCCAACAGTGGCGGTTAATGTTGCTCCCACAGCAAGCGATACCATGGTAACCACACAAACTGAGGTGGCTATTAACGACATGCTTGACGCAGCAGATGCCGATGGCGATACACTTACCTACAGCATAACAACCCAACCCACACTCGGCAGCGTAGTTGTAAATGCCGATGGCACATACACCTACACGCCCAACAAAGAACAAACAGGGTCAGATAGCTTTATGTTTGGTGTGTCTGATGGGGTTAACAACCAAGTAACAGCAACGGTAAGTATTACTATTGAAGCGTTGCAAGTCGACTTTGCTCAGTTTGCAACCGATGCATTTAATCAACCCGCTAACGCAGAGCCACTGTCTATTAACGGCCGAGTATTTACCAACACCGAAACAGATGTTGGTGGCCTCCACCCTGCAACAGGTAATTAA
- a CDS encoding DUF4331 domain-containing protein, whose protein sequence is MKAFTPSILAVVICATFASASSEASSHREAPNISRFPTLDSTDFYVFNSYEQGRGDFVTLIANYIPLQDAYGGPNYFAMDPDATYSIHIDNDGDAIEDITFAFNFKSMLPNDNQGVQLTVGPEGNQRTVSVPLKNVGGITAGNDSAANFSESYTVNMISGPQKTGTSVQLSNTTTSSTTFNKPLDYVGNKTFTSKQDYQMYADQFMYQVAIANCDGMAKVFVGQRKDSFVVNLGKTFDLVNYVPVEGDSAAGAGDGSGFPGGITQSADNDDLADKNITSIAIEIPKSCVIGSGNGVIGSWTTASLPQARILNPNAKFANNAVNGGALTQVSRLGNPLVNELVIGIKDKDTFSTAHPKDDGQFLDYVSHPSLPELLNILFKDAVNTTLGTNFATLAPTNFPRNDLITAFLTGFADVNQQATVTPSEMLRLNTKIAATAQADQSTFGVAGNDLAGFPNGRRPGDDVVDIALRVVMGRLCHPIPVAGVDTNLGLCKPEDAEVGTVQFTDGAPINAAMMDASFPYLTTPLAGSK, encoded by the coding sequence ATGAAAGCTTTTACTCCATCAATACTCGCAGTTGTTATATGTGCTACTTTTGCAAGTGCATCAAGTGAAGCATCAAGCCATAGAGAAGCGCCTAATATTAGTCGTTTTCCAACCTTAGACTCTACCGATTTTTATGTTTTTAATAGTTATGAGCAAGGCCGTGGTGACTTTGTTACCTTGATTGCTAATTACATTCCATTGCAAGATGCCTACGGTGGCCCTAATTACTTTGCCATGGACCCTGATGCTACTTACAGCATTCACATTGATAACGATGGTGATGCTATTGAAGATATTACTTTTGCGTTTAACTTTAAAAGTATGCTGCCTAATGATAATCAAGGTGTGCAATTAACCGTCGGCCCTGAGGGCAATCAGCGCACTGTATCTGTGCCGCTAAAAAATGTTGGTGGTATTACGGCAGGTAATGATAGTGCAGCTAACTTTAGTGAATCTTACACTGTAAACATGATCAGCGGCCCGCAAAAAACAGGCACTAGCGTACAGCTTAGTAACACCACTACTAGCTCAACTACTTTTAATAAACCGCTTGATTATGTAGGTAATAAAACCTTTACCTCAAAGCAAGATTACCAAATGTATGCCGACCAATTTATGTATCAAGTCGCTATTGCGAACTGTGATGGCATGGCTAAAGTGTTCGTTGGCCAACGTAAAGACTCTTTTGTAGTTAACCTAGGCAAAACCTTTGATTTAGTAAACTACGTACCTGTTGAAGGTGACAGTGCTGCGGGTGCAGGTGATGGCTCAGGCTTTCCTGGTGGCATTACACAGTCGGCAGATAACGATGATTTAGCTGATAAAAACATTACCTCTATAGCAATCGAAATACCTAAAAGCTGTGTGATTGGCTCAGGTAATGGCGTAATTGGTTCGTGGACAACAGCAAGCTTACCGCAAGCACGTATTTTAAACCCTAATGCTAAGTTTGCAAATAACGCAGTTAACGGCGGCGCATTAACGCAAGTTTCGCGTTTAGGTAACCCACTGGTTAATGAGCTAGTAATTGGTATTAAAGATAAAGACACCTTCTCTACTGCACATCCTAAAGATGATGGTCAATTTTTAGATTATGTGTCGCATCCTTCACTGCCTGAACTATTAAATATTTTATTTAAAGATGCAGTTAATACCACCCTAGGGACAAATTTTGCCACGCTTGCACCTACAAACTTTCCACGTAATGACCTTATAACCGCATTTTTAACTGGTTTTGCCGATGTTAATCAGCAAGCAACAGTAACGCCATCAGAAATGCTGCGTTTAAACACTAAAATTGCAGCAACAGCGCAAGCTGATCAATCTACATTTGGGGTAGCAGGTAATGATTTAGCCGGATTTCCAAATGGCCGTCGCCCAGGTGATGACGTTGTTGATATAGCACTAAGAGTTGTTATGGGTCGTTTATGTCACCCTATCCCTGTAGCAGGCGTAGACACTAATTTAGGGCTTTGTAAACCAGAGGATGCTGAAGTAGGTACTGTGCAATTTACCGATGGCGCACCAATAAATGCCGCTATGATGGATGCAAGCTTTCCCTACCTTACTACCCCACTTGCGGGTTCTAAATAA
- a CDS encoding anti-sigma factor, whose amino-acid sequence MNYNKPEVLNALAGQYVLGTLSSSTRKRFQRLLLNSSKAREATTMWEQNLNNLASAITPRAPSDDLWPKILQQIENQPQPTKTIIRTQASIWRTWSFVATVASIVLAFLVMQPATNISNIQQIALVQNKAQQPLWFIDVNEQALSIKASSQLVAKTDKDYELWMILKDQDAPISLGLLPKTGSITLSKNSRFKASDVALLAVSLEPIGGSPNGSPSEVLYTTELILL is encoded by the coding sequence ATGAATTATAATAAACCCGAGGTATTAAATGCACTTGCAGGGCAATATGTATTGGGTACGCTATCAAGCTCAACCCGTAAGCGTTTTCAGCGATTACTCCTCAACTCCAGCAAAGCACGTGAGGCCACAACAATGTGGGAGCAAAACTTAAATAACTTAGCCAGTGCTATTACGCCACGAGCGCCAAGTGACGACTTATGGCCAAAAATATTACAACAAATTGAAAATCAGCCCCAACCAACGAAAACAATAATTCGTACACAAGCTTCAATTTGGCGCACTTGGTCGTTTGTTGCTACAGTAGCTTCAATTGTATTAGCCTTTTTAGTAATGCAACCGGCCACTAATATTAGCAATATTCAGCAAATTGCATTAGTGCAAAATAAAGCGCAGCAGCCGTTATGGTTTATTGATGTTAATGAGCAGGCTTTATCAATTAAGGCAAGTAGTCAGCTTGTGGCTAAAACAGATAAAGACTATGAGCTGTGGATGATACTAAAAGACCAAGACGCACCAATATCGCTGGGCTTACTCCCTAAAACAGGCAGCATAACGCTATCTAAAAACAGCCGTTTTAAAGCCAGTGATGTTGCTTTATTAGCTGTAAGTTTAGAACCTATTGGCGGCTCGCCAAACGGCTCACCAAGCGAAGTACTCTATACCACCGAATTAATACTTTTATAA
- a CDS encoding sigma-70 family RNA polymerase sigma factor: MENDDLLPLLCSTAQGDKHAFANLYQQTSGKLFAITLNMLTNRAHAEEVLQEAFIKIWHNASEYNSSKGTVISWMISIVRYRSLDALRYNKVRKEQSLADDDINEHDIEVSYAENTKLVSCIEQLEPQQKQAIHLAYYKGLSHSELVDHIDTPLGTVKSWIRRGLVQLQRCLTL; this comes from the coding sequence ATGGAAAACGACGATTTACTCCCCCTTTTGTGCTCAACCGCACAAGGCGATAAACACGCATTCGCTAATCTTTATCAGCAAACAAGCGGAAAATTATTTGCTATAACTTTAAATATGTTAACAAACAGAGCGCATGCGGAAGAAGTATTGCAAGAAGCTTTTATTAAAATTTGGCATAACGCATCTGAGTATAATTCATCTAAGGGAACGGTTATTAGCTGGATGATCAGCATTGTTAGATACCGAAGCCTTGATGCGCTGCGCTACAACAAAGTGCGCAAGGAGCAATCACTAGCCGATGACGATATAAACGAGCACGATATTGAAGTAAGTTATGCCGAAAATACCAAACTCGTAAGCTGTATAGAGCAATTAGAGCCACAGCAAAAACAAGCGATTCACTTGGCCTATTACAAAGGCTTAAGCCACAGCGAATTAGTTGATCATATCGACACGCCTTTAGGTACGGTAAAAAGTTGGATCCGCCGTGGATTAGTTCAGCTACAAAGGTGTTTAACCCTATGA
- a CDS encoding diacylglycerol kinase family protein, with protein sequence MWAAISYLLLALILIFIGWEVNSIYFSIVFYWSALSLLLVGGAYIFDIAKVFRKRENGVIPFYIRWAFIPFLFGAQLYNAWARKHDKVPPIQKINEHLFLACRLFPSDIDTLKENGITAILDVTCEFDGLEWSSTQENINYLNIPVLDHSVPTHSQLNQAINWIHHHVQKDRRVVVHCALGRGRSVFVMAAYLLSQNKDADVHQVLAQIKETRETANLNKRQLHHLAKRHKKGELVIKNKAFLIANPVSGTKMWQDKQHLIIASLSAYYDLTVLTTSKEVNGVALAKQAIKEQPDIIIACGGDGTVTEVASVLVHTKCRLGIIPLGTANALAHVLMGIKSKFIPVEQACDLIIDGQTSLIDTAYCNDELMLLLAGIGFEHSMIEKADREAKNKSGQLAYLNGFLQAFGEQKAQVLTIKLDDNEPTQVSTNSFIVANAAPFTTLLAQGGGQPDHSDGLLDVNWLIPNKENGTTVLSIAELMFSSITQTHLAINSHHTNAKRVEISAEQEIKYVVDGEVKTSNKLVITISPGSLNVICKEQLDK encoded by the coding sequence ATGTGGGCTGCAATTAGTTACTTACTATTGGCATTAATACTCATATTTATTGGCTGGGAAGTTAACTCAATTTACTTTTCAATTGTATTTTATTGGAGTGCGTTGTCACTACTTTTAGTGGGGGGCGCTTATATATTCGATATAGCAAAAGTGTTTAGAAAGCGCGAAAACGGCGTTATCCCTTTTTATATTCGCTGGGCGTTTATTCCTTTTTTATTCGGCGCACAATTATACAATGCGTGGGCACGTAAACACGATAAAGTGCCGCCTATTCAAAAGATTAATGAACATTTGTTTTTGGCATGTCGATTATTCCCCTCCGACATAGACACGCTAAAAGAAAATGGTATTACCGCAATACTCGATGTAACGTGCGAGTTTGACGGCTTAGAGTGGAGCTCTACGCAAGAGAATATTAATTATTTAAACATTCCGGTACTTGATCATAGCGTACCTACGCATTCGCAGTTAAACCAAGCAATTAATTGGATTCATCATCATGTACAAAAAGATCGCCGTGTGGTGGTGCATTGTGCTTTAGGGCGCGGGCGCTCTGTGTTTGTAATGGCGGCCTACTTGCTTAGCCAAAATAAAGATGCCGATGTGCATCAAGTATTGGCACAAATAAAAGAAACCCGCGAGACAGCTAATCTTAATAAACGCCAATTGCATCACTTAGCTAAGCGCCATAAAAAAGGTGAGTTAGTAATTAAAAACAAAGCATTTTTGATTGCAAACCCAGTGTCGGGCACAAAAATGTGGCAAGACAAACAACACCTAATTATTGCCAGTTTATCGGCTTATTACGACTTAACCGTATTAACAACCTCAAAAGAAGTTAACGGCGTAGCACTCGCTAAACAGGCAATAAAAGAGCAACCAGATATTATTATTGCTTGTGGTGGTGACGGCACGGTGACAGAAGTTGCCAGTGTACTAGTGCACACTAAATGCAGGTTGGGTATTATTCCGCTGGGCACGGCTAACGCATTAGCGCATGTGTTAATGGGCATAAAATCAAAATTTATTCCTGTAGAGCAAGCCTGCGATTTAATTATTGATGGGCAAACAAGTTTAATCGACACCGCTTATTGTAACGACGAGCTAATGTTATTACTGGCAGGAATTGGCTTTGAGCACTCCATGATTGAAAAAGCCGACCGTGAAGCTAAAAATAAATCTGGGCAACTAGCCTATTTAAATGGTTTTTTACAAGCGTTTGGTGAACAAAAAGCACAAGTGTTAACTATAAAGCTTGATGATAACGAACCAACGCAAGTAAGTACCAATAGTTTTATAGTTGCAAATGCCGCGCCCTTTACTACTTTACTAGCTCAAGGTGGCGGGCAGCCTGATCATAGTGACGGGCTTCTTGATGTGAATTGGTTAATACCCAATAAAGAAAATGGCACTACAGTACTGAGTATTGCCGAGCTTATGTTTAGCAGCATTACACAAACGCATTTAGCCATTAACTCGCATCATACAAATGCTAAAAGAGTGGAAATAAGTGCAGAGCAAGAGATTAAATACGTAGTAGATGGAGAGGTTAAAACTTCTAACAAATTAGTTATTACAATCTCACCTGGATCATTAAATGTAATTTGCAAAGAACAGCTAGATAAATAA
- a CDS encoding VF530 family DNA-binding protein — protein MDNQPKNPLHGVTLEQILVELEQRLGWRTLGEQVKIKCFTDAPSIKSSLKFLRKTPWARDKVEALYIHTINNKPIRRPKSAPRPTSDRAPDTSGFVWPSIKK, from the coding sequence ATGGATAATCAACCTAAAAACCCTTTACATGGGGTAACGTTAGAACAAATACTTGTTGAGTTAGAGCAGCGACTTGGCTGGAGAACTTTGGGTGAACAGGTTAAAATTAAATGCTTTACTGATGCACCAAGCATTAAATCGAGCTTAAAATTTTTGCGTAAAACCCCATGGGCACGAGATAAAGTAGAAGCGCTTTATATTCATACCATAAATAACAAGCCAATTCGTAGACCTAAAAGTGCACCAAGGCCCACTTCCGATAGAGCACCTGATACATCAGGCTTTGTTTGGCCTTCGATCAAAAAATAA
- a CDS encoding YnjH family protein, with protein MRHLLILCFYISCLGYSLLSHANTIKTHAVIDANQFVNTDTSCWYDNKRYSEGALIQIHSFTLICGAKFVQHNNSQLIWLKLDKQGNAIYPTKPATITVN; from the coding sequence ATGCGCCATTTATTAATCTTATGTTTTTATATTAGTTGCTTAGGCTATTCGCTACTCAGCCATGCTAATACAATTAAAACCCATGCTGTTATTGATGCTAATCAGTTTGTAAATACCGACACAAGTTGTTGGTACGACAATAAACGCTACAGCGAAGGAGCGTTAATACAAATACACTCATTTACGCTTATTTGCGGGGCTAAATTTGTACAACATAACAACAGTCAACTAATTTGGCTTAAACTCGACAAACAAGGCAATGCTATTTACCCTACTAAGCCCGCTACAATTACAGTGAATTAG
- a CDS encoding TIGR02647 family protein produces MQFNQTMIDEFTLLAKFPRESKMQGIKLHSDAEPSLLSAAQRLFDKGIIDSPDGGYLTDLGLELIDHVTVVHSALQG; encoded by the coding sequence ATGCAATTTAACCAAACAATGATCGATGAATTTACACTGTTAGCTAAATTTCCGCGTGAAAGTAAAATGCAGGGAATTAAACTTCATTCAGACGCAGAGCCTAGCTTATTAAGCGCCGCACAACGTTTATTTGATAAAGGAATTATAGATAGCCCAGATGGCGGTTATTTAACTGATCTGGGCTTAGAATTAATTGACCATGTCACTGTGGTGCACAGCGCCTTACAAGGCTAA
- the maiA gene encoding maleylacetoacetate isomerase, whose translation MKLYSYFRSSAAYRVRIALNLKNIDHELVGVNLLKSEQLGSAYLDKNPQGLLPALETADGVLGQSLAILEYLEESYPNTAPLLFGNAWQKAQIRNLSYAIACDIHPLDNLRVLKYLSNELGVDDDAKNTWYRHWVEVGFEKVEQLLDSNNAFCVGEQPSLADVCLVPQVFNAIRFNVNMAAYPKIAAIYERCNKLDAFIDAAPQNQPDAT comes from the coding sequence ATGAAACTTTATAGTTATTTTCGCTCATCTGCTGCTTATCGGGTGCGTATTGCGCTTAACTTAAAAAACATTGATCACGAATTGGTTGGTGTTAATTTACTAAAGTCTGAACAGTTAGGTTCAGCCTACTTAGATAAAAATCCACAAGGTTTACTCCCTGCACTTGAAACAGCTGACGGTGTACTTGGGCAATCTCTGGCTATTTTAGAGTATCTTGAAGAAAGCTATCCAAACACTGCGCCATTATTATTTGGTAACGCGTGGCAAAAAGCACAAATTCGTAATTTAAGTTACGCCATAGCCTGCGACATTCATCCTTTAGATAATTTACGCGTGCTCAAGTATTTAAGCAACGAACTAGGGGTAGACGATGATGCTAAAAACACCTGGTATCGTCATTGGGTAGAAGTAGGGTTTGAAAAAGTAGAGCAACTGCTTGATAGTAATAACGCTTTTTGTGTGGGTGAGCAACCAAGCCTTGCCGATGTGTGCTTAGTACCGCAGGTATTTAATGCTATTCGTTTTAATGTAAATATGGCCGCATATCCTAAAATAGCAGCCATTTATGAGCGTTGTAATAAGCTCGATGCATTTATTGATGCCGCACCACAAAATCAACCCGATGCAACCTAG
- the hmgA gene encoding homogentisate 1,2-dioxygenase, producing the protein MATELKYMTGFGNEFETEALPGALPIGQFSPQKVKYDLYAEQFSTTAFTAPRADNRRTWLYRIRPSVVQGDYTAIDNGLIRTAPITEVVTPPTMLRWNPIDIPQQPTDFIDGLITMAANGSANGQTGIGIHVYVANKSMDGRYFYNADGEMLFVPQQGELLLKTECGNLTIKAGEIAVIPRGIKFQVQLLTATARGYICENYGHQYVLAERGPVGSNGFANDRDFQYPVAAFEDIEDKFELVAKFNGNMFRCDIGHSPLDVVAWTGNSAPYKYDLSRFNVMNTVSFDHPDPSIFTVLTSPSGTEGVANIDFAIFPPRWMVAENTFRPPYFHRNIMSEFMGLIEGVYDAKEHGFVPGGMSLHNCMSPHGPEADVFDKASNAQLEPQRYENTLAFMFESRYVISPTKYALEGKERQANYTDCWRTIKKQFTGSQG; encoded by the coding sequence ATGGCTACCGAATTAAAATACATGACTGGTTTTGGTAATGAGTTTGAAACCGAAGCTTTGCCTGGTGCATTGCCTATCGGGCAATTTAGCCCGCAAAAAGTAAAGTACGATTTATATGCAGAGCAGTTTAGTACAACCGCGTTTACTGCGCCGCGCGCCGATAATCGCCGAACTTGGCTATACCGTATTCGTCCCTCTGTTGTTCAAGGCGATTATACTGCAATAGATAATGGCTTAATTCGCACTGCGCCTATCACCGAAGTAGTGACACCACCGACTATGCTGCGCTGGAACCCTATCGACATTCCACAGCAACCAACTGACTTTATTGATGGCTTAATTACTATGGCCGCTAATGGTAGTGCAAATGGCCAAACCGGTATTGGTATTCATGTTTATGTTGCTAATAAATCGATGGACGGGCGTTATTTTTATAATGCCGATGGCGAAATGCTGTTTGTACCGCAGCAAGGTGAATTATTACTTAAAACTGAGTGTGGTAATTTAACCATTAAAGCGGGCGAAATAGCGGTTATTCCCCGTGGTATAAAGTTTCAGGTACAACTATTAACAGCAACTGCACGCGGTTATATTTGTGAAAACTATGGTCATCAATATGTTTTAGCTGAGCGTGGCCCGGTCGGCTCTAATGGCTTTGCCAACGATCGTGACTTTCAATACCCAGTGGCTGCTTTTGAAGATATAGAAGATAAGTTTGAATTAGTTGCCAAATTTAACGGCAATATGTTTCGTTGTGATATAGGCCACTCTCCTCTAGATGTAGTTGCCTGGACCGGTAACAGTGCGCCGTATAAATATGATTTATCGCGTTTTAATGTAATGAATACAGTGAGCTTTGATCACCCAGATCCTTCTATATTTACCGTACTTACATCGCCATCAGGTACTGAGGGTGTTGCTAATATTGATTTTGCTATTTTCCCTCCACGTTGGATGGTGGCCGAAAATACCTTTCGCCCTCCTTACTTTCACCGCAATATAATGAGTGAATTTATGGGCTTAATAGAAGGTGTTTACGATGCTAAAGAGCATGGCTTTGTTCCCGGCGGTATGAGCCTACACAATTGTATGTCGCCTCATGGCCCTGAAGCCGACGTGTTCGACAAAGCCTCTAATGCCCAGCTTGAGCCACAACGTTATGAGAATACGCTGGCATTTATGTTTGAATCACGTTATGTCATATCCCCTACTAAATACGCTCTTGAAGGCAAAGAGCGCCAAGCTAATTACACTGATTGCTGGCGCACAATTAAAAAGCAATTTACTGGCTCACAAGGATAA